The uncultured Mailhella sp. genome segment GCATGATGGATAAGCAGGACGGTCATACCCCTGCGGCGCAACTCCAGCAGCCATGCCTGCATGGTCTGCCAGGACTGCGATTCATTTTCCTTGCCGGTGCGGCACAAGGTAGCAATGTTGTCCAGCACCACCATGTCCACACCTTGCAGAAAAGGCTCAATCATGGTCTGCCCACCGGCAGTGGACAAATCCGGCATGGGACAGGGTTGCAGGTCCGGTGTGATGAGCGCCATGTTTTTCAACGTATGCGGAGGAACGGACATACCGCTGACAAGCGCTGCAAGACGACTCTGCATGGATGTGGCAGGCATTTCCCCATCCACATACAGCGTTCGTTTAGGCATCGGCGCACGCCAGTTGAACACCGCACCGCCGGAAGCCACGGCAACGGCTATGCTCAGGGCGGCAAACGTCTTGCCGATGCCGCGCGGAGCATACAGGATGCCTATCCCTTGAACCGGAAGAATGGGGGATAAAAGATACCCCCGTTCAGGTATGGACATGGAAAGAAACTCCCCCATGTCCAGAGAAATCAGAGACGGACGGGCAGCTGTATGCATGGCCTCTTCCACCTGACGGAGAACTTCCTCCAGCCCCTCACTCTGATGCAGGTCGTTGAAGTCTTTCCCCTCGCCGGTGGTAAACTTGGGCAGGACCAATCGAGTCTGTGCTGCTTGAGCAGCTTCCTGCCCTTTACTGCGGCCTGCTTCATCATTGTCACCACAAATAAGGATGGAAGCCTCCGGGAATCTGTGTCTCACAAGATTGGCCACGACAGGCAGATTATTGGCTGAGAACGTCACATATACGGTGCAGTTGACGGCTAGATGGATGCTTGCTCCCGTAGCATAACCTTCGCAAAGGGCTAGAGGCTTTTCCGACTTGCCGGGAATAATGAAATGTCCTCCCTGTACTTTGCCGCCCGTGAGAAAACGCTTTGTCCCGTCCGGGGCGATATATTGCAGGCTTTGTAAGGTTCCCGATATATCCCTGACTGGAAGGAGCAGCAGACCGCTCCGGGTCTGACGCATATCACCAAGCGCGGGAACGCCTTTACGCCGTAAATATGTGTGTTCCGACGAGCAGGGAAAAGATGCATCCAAGACGCCCTGGGCCTGTTTTGCCGCTGCTTCATACCGGCGGGCACATTCTTCCTCTCGTTGATGACGAATGTTGTGTTGCCGTTTCTGCCATGCTTCCTTTTCAGCCGGGGAGAACGTTCTCTGATCCATTTCAGTAAACGTCCCCTGGTCTCCGCTCTCCCAGTTGCACCACCAGAGCGTGGCAGGAGGGTCAACATGCGCGATGTATGCGCCGTTCTGTTTATGCGGCCTGGTCTGCGTGGGACAACGATGCAGTTTTCCGTCCGCTTCGATGTCAGACGGAATCAAGCCCTTGTCGGTCAGGATGTCCCGAAAATTTTGCAGGGGATTACTCATGCTCTTCCCCCTGCCTGCCAAGACTTTCGATGAACGCGGCAATATCTTCTGCTCTCCAGACCGTGGTTCTGGGACCAAGTTTCACGGGTTTGGGATAACGCCCGGTCCGACAGCCTTCCCACCATGCGCTCTTGCTTATGGGAATCATGCTGAGAACCTGAGGAAGACGCAAAAGGCCGTGGGCGGGGATGGACGGTTGGTGCTGTTTCATAAAAAAATCTCCTGAATCTGTTTGGATTTCAGGAGACTCTGGCACACGTCCAAAGATTCCCGTGAGGGAATCGGACGGGAAAAGAACGGGAACTTCTCAAAAAGACGGGAAAACAGCAGGCTGGTCACGCCTTGACTATGGTGTATGTCTCCGCTTCCTTGAGGAGCATATCCATCAAATTGCGATAGGATTTGTCGTCCCTGTACTCTTTGCCCGCAAGCAAACGTCCCACATGTGTCTTTCTGCCCTGCGGGGTTTTGTGACTGGTCTCGGATTTTTGAGGACCACACCAGTACAGAAGAACATAAGCGATGACCGAAAGAGGATACTTTTCTTTCATGGCGTCACGGACAGCCGCATCCGGCCTTCCTTCCCAAACGGCTCCGGGAATACGAAAAACGAGTTTTCCATCCTGTGGCGACCTTTCACACAGGGGAACTGCCGCCGCTTTGTCGGCAACGGACGATTCCGGCGGAGCTGCCCGTAAAAGGGATTCCACAAGGGCGCGGGTGATGCCTTTTACTTCCCGGCGCAGGGGATAATGGCGGAGCTGCCTGATGGCGGCGTCCCTGTCCACCATTATGGTATCGGTAAAGATATGCGCAATGAAGTGATAACTTGAGGCGGGAATGGAGAATATCGGCTTCTCAAAGAGAGGCGAGTCCGGTGAATACTGCTCGAAGATGTCTTCTGTTTTCAGTCTCTCTAGGTTCAGGACTCATTAAATATAAAAGATGACAATGGCAGCGAGACAAATGGCCGAAAAGAACGTGTGTGCACAACGGTCATAACGCATGGCTATTCTGCGCCAATCCTTGAGTCGGCCGAACATGATTTCTATCTTGTGCCGCTGCTTATAAACCTCCTTGTCATAGACCACCGGAGTTTTTCGGCTGTGTCTGCCAGGAATACACGGCGTGATTCCTTTACGGGACAAGGCATGACGAAACCAGTCGGCATCATAGCCTCTATCCGCCAGAAGCTCCCTGGCCTGCGGCAGAGTATCAAGCAGGACAGCAGCGCCTTTGTAGTCGCTCACCTGACCGCCGGACAGATGGAAGGCCAACGGTTGACCGAAGGCATTGCAGACAGCGTGGAGTTTTGAATTCAGGCCGCCTTTTGTGCGTCCGATACATCGGGAAAGGCCCCTTTTTTCAGCAAACTTGCTGCTGTCCTGTGTGCCTTGAGATGTGTGGTATCAATCATCAAGCGTGTTGTGGAGCCGTTTTGTTCAACAAGCTCCGCAAAAATCCTGTTAAAGACACCCAATCGGCTCCAGCGGATAAAACGATTGTAGAGAGTTTTGTATGGTCCATACTCGCGCGGGGCATCTTTCCATTGCAGGCCATGCTTGATGACATAGATAATGCCGCTGACGACACGCCTGTCATCGACTCTCGGAATGCCGTGGGAACGAGGAAAGTAGCGTTTGATACGAGCAATCTGTTCATGAGAAAGATAAAAAAGTTCCTTCATGGCATCCTCCCTATGCCGACAATAAGAACTTTTTACCCTTTTGGCAATTAATGAGTCCTGAGCCTAGATTGCTGAACAGAAATTCTCGTTCCTTGGGAAAGACAGACGCCGTATCTTCAAAGGATTCCTCAAGAATAACATCCAGTCCATATCGCAGGGAGTCAAGAGGAACAACTGTCGATATCCTTCTGAAAAATTCCATCACATCAAAGCCAAGCAAATATGTCTGAATGCCCGCATCCGGGTCTGGCACTGAAGGAAATTCCGGCATCTGCGTTCCATATGCGACATGGCTGCCCGCAACAAATGCCTGCCAGCAATTTTCATAGGTCGTGTGCCATAGCCCCAGAGGCTGAACGGCGTCAGGCCAGAGTGCCTGAACAAGCATTTCGCCTTCTCTGGCGGTCAGTCCATACGCCTGCCGCACTCTGCCTATGGTCATGTTCTGTCGGTCTGTCATGGAGGAAAGGATACCCTGTCGCCAAAAGATGGACAACAAAAAACAGCGGCAGGAATTGTCATCTACCTTCCGTACCGCTGTTTATCGAAAACAGGCGTTATCAGCTATACCACGCCCGAATGATATCCATGTCGTCATAGCCGTATTGTCTCATACGGTCCTTTTCTTCTTCGCTCCAGCCTGTTTCGTTGCTCGTCACCTGTGTCTCGCCTTCTATTTTTCCGATGGAGATACGAGCATCACGGTCGCTCATGGTGTCCTCTTTCATGCCTCCTCCCTGCTTTTTTTATGTTGTGTGTTGCGTAATCCGTCCAGATAGTCAGCCCAATCCTGCATCATCTTTCGACGCTCAGGCAGATATTCCGCATAATTGTATGCCGCCCGCACTTCGTCTTGTTCCCCGTGGGCAAGCTGCCGCTCGATCCAGTCCCGGTTATAACCGAGCTCGTTGAGCAATGTAGACGCGATGGAGCGAAAACCATGCACGCTCATTTCGTGCTTCTGATAGCCCATGCGCCGAAGCGCATTAAGCATGGTCGCATCGGAAATGGGCCGTACCTCCGTGCGGATGGAGGGAAAAAGGTATGTTCCTTCCCCGGAATATTTCTGAAGTTCCCGAAGAATGGATATTGCCTGTCTGGACAGGGGAACAAGATGCTGACGGTGCATTTTCATGCGTTCGGCAGGGATGCGCCATTCCCCGGACTTAAGGTCAAATTCCTTCCACTGGGCAGCCCGCAGTTCCGTGGGACGGGTGAAGACCAGCGGAGCCAACTTCAAGGCACAGACCAGAGGGAAGTAGCCTTCGTAGGCGTCGATATCCCGCAGAAGCTGACCGACTTTCTCCGGTTCCAGCACTGCCGCCCGGTGAACAGTTTTTCGCGGTCGTAAGGCTCCCCGCAGATCGGCTGCGACATTGTGTTTCGCCCGGCCCGTGATGACCGCATAGCGGAACACCTGACTGATGATTTGCAATACTCTCCGGGAAGTCTCGTAGTTTCCCCTCTGTTCCAGAGGCTTGACGACCTCCATAACGTCCCGTGTCTCAAGTTTGGCGATATGCGTCTTGCCGATGGCCGGAAAAATGTAGGTCTCCAGCCGGTACATGACAGTTCCCTGATGCTTTTCGGAAAACTCCGCCATACGGGTTTCATGCCATTCTCTGGCGATATTCTGGAAGCTGTCGCGTTCCGCGATGGCTCTGGCCTGTCGTATCTGCCGTTTATGGTCTGAGGGGTCGATACCTCTGGACAACATACGCTTCGCCTCTTCGCGGCGTTCTCTGGCATCCTTGAGAGATACAGTTGGATATTCCCCGAAACTGAGCAGCTTGCTCTTTCCGTCAAAACGGTAGGCCATTCTCCAGAGCTTGCTTCCACTGGTGGGAATGAAAAGAAACAGGCCTCCGCCGTCGAAATATTTGCGGGGCCTCAGGTCGGGCTTCAGACTGCGGATATGGGTATCGGTAAGAGGCATGGGTACTCCTTGGCTGTCGTTGGACGAAGAGATGCCCACATGGATAAAAATATTTTTGATTCCGCGCGGTTATTCATGTAGGTATCAGAAATGTCATACCACATTTCTACCTACGGATATACCCATAAAATGTTTGGATGCAAGCGGACGAGGCTGGACTTCGGGAAACCATACCGGAAAGAAAAAACAAAGAACGCCAAGACGTTATGCATCTTAGCGTTCTTCATTGTACTCAAATTTGGCGTCCCCAGGCGGATTTGAACCGCCGTTGACGGCGTGAAAGGCCGTGATGGTCATTTTGACCGACTTTACCCCACTTTTATTAGATTATATATTTCACCTAGTTATTGAATTTTTATCCTGCCAAAAAGCCGCCGACTTCGATTGGACTTTATGCCGTTTGTGGGGCATAGTGTGGGGCAGATGAAAACGGCTATTTCCGCCGTTATCAACGGATTAAAGCCCATTCTATCCCGTATATGTGGGGCAGAGCACACTAAAAAAGGTCAAAGGTAGTATGGCAAGCAGAAAAAGACAGTCGGTCGTAGGCTATGCGGGGGTGTACTTTGTTGAAGTTCCACGTTCAACAGGGCACGGACTGGAAAAGGTCTATTACATTCGATACCGCAAACAGGGGAAGCTCATCGAGGAGAAAGTCGGCGGACAATACCGCGACAACATGACCGCCGCCAAAGCCTCCAGCATCCGTGGACTCCGTATGGAGGGCAAAGATGCCTCCAACGAGGAAAAACGCGCTGCTGTTCGAGCCGCAAAGATGGCCGAGGAATCACGATACAGTTTCAACAGATTGTGGAGCCTGTTCGAGGAAGCCAAAAGCTCCAATCGTTCCATCAAGGATGACCGTATCCGCTTCAACCTTCATATCGCTCCGTCTCTGGGAACGAAAAGCATTCCCGAACTGACCATCCACGATATAGACAAGCTCCGCGCCAAACTGGAAAAAGCAGGTAAGTCTCCGCAGACCGTCAAGCACGTTCTGACGCTGGTCAAACGCATACTGAATTTCGCCTTGCAAAAAGGATATATCGACTTCATTCCCGGCACTCTCCGCATCACCATGCCCACGGTGGACAACAGGGTCACGGAAAATCTTACTCCCGAACAAGTCCAGAACCTGCTGAAGGCACTGGACGAAGAGCCGGACCAGACGCTGGCATCTCTCGTGCGCCTGGCGCTGTTCACCGGAATGCGCCGCAGCGCCCTTCTCAACCTGCAATGGGAAGACCTTGATTTTGAGCGGGGATTCATCACATTGCGGGGGTCAGTCGCCAAGAAAGGCAAAACAGAAATCATCCCCATGAACGATCAGGCACGGGCTATTCTGACAGCTCTGCCGCAGACCAAAAGTCCTTACGTTTTTCCCGGTCGGTATGATGACAAGCCAAGGGGTAATATTACGGACATGCTCAGGAGGGTGAAAGAGAAAGCCGGATTACCCGAATCATTCCGCCCTCTGCATGGTCTGCGTCATTCATTTGCCTCATGGCTGGCAAATTCCGGGCAGATTTCCATGTATGAGCTGCAAAAACTGCTGACCCATTCCAGTCCGCAGATGACACAGCGTTACGCTCATTTGCATGATGACGCGTTGAAAAAGGCCTCCGGTGTGGCAGGTGTGCTGTTTGGTTCCATACATCCCTCTTCTCAAGAAGATAAGGATACGGTAGAAACAGGACAAGCAGCATCGAAGGCAGGCAGCAAGAAAAAACATGTTTCTCCCGCCCAGAATGACAGCTGACCTTCTACACGACAATTTTGCAGCAAACTGCTGCAAAATTGATTCTGGAGCAGAGTATGGCAAAAGATTACCCCATCCCCACAAATTATCATGTAATTTTTGAAGAGCTGAAATATCAGGTTCACACTGCCCGGATGCGGGCCACGCTTGCGGCCAATAGTGAGCTTGTGGGCCTTTATCTGGAGATAGGCCGTAAAATTCTTGAGCAACAGCGTCAGGAAGGATGGGGTACCGGAGTCATCGGCAAACTGGCTGATGACCTGCGGACTGCCTTTCCCGACATGAAGGGATTTTCGCCGCGTAATCTGTCTTACATGCGACAAGCTGCTGAGATTTTTGGTGAACACCAAATTTTGCAACAAGTTGCTGCAAAATTGCCCTGGGGACATATCATGGTGCTCATCAACAAGCTCAAGACGGAAAACACGCGCCTCTGGTACGGCCAGCAAGCTATAGAGCATGGCTGGTCCCGTGCAATTTTGACCATGCAGATAGAAAGCCGTTTATACGAACGTCAGGCAAGCTCGCTAAAAGTCAACAACTTCAAGGACCATTTGCCTGTTCCTCAGTCGGATATGGCTTACGAGGTTCTGAAAGATCCGTACATTTTTGATTTCCTTTCCGTGGGAGAAAAAGCTCAGGAACGGGAAATCGAACGGGAATTGGTCAGGCATATTACTGAATTTCTGCTCGAACTTGGTTCTGGCTTTTCCTATGTAGGCAAGCAGGTTCATCTTGAAGTTGCTGGAGAGGATTTCTTTTTAGACCTCTTGTTTTACCATCTCAAATTACGCTGTTATGTTGTTATTGAACTAAAGGCAGGCGAATTCAAGCCCGAATATGCAGGGAAGCTCAATTTTTATTGTTCTGCCGTGGACAACGAACTTCGTCATGAATATGATAACCCGACTATTGGTCTTATTCTATGCAAAAACAAAAACAAACTCCTTGCTGAATACGCTTTACGAAATATAACAACGCCTTTGGCTGTTTCTGAGTATGCTCTGACACGGGCCATTCCTGAAGAATTCAAAACAAGTCTGCCGAGCGTTGAAGAGATTGAAAAAGAACTGGATACAGGTAAACAGGAATAACACATGCTTCCTTCATCAACAAAATTAACCATTTTGCAGCGTGGCGTAGCACAAAAATGTGCGGTATTTTGTACATATATTATCAGTATTACTGTTACAGCATTTATTCTCGATTGGCTGGACAAGAAAACATTTCTGAAGATCGTCCATGAAGTACATAAACAAGGCTCTATTTCTGAGCAGGCTGTCAATGCGTTTACCCTTCTCATTGAATCGCGTGAGGGAATATTCTTTCTCAATCTTATTTTTATTGGAATTATTTGCGGAGTTGTCGGCTTGCTTATCATTCGACAATCCGCAAAGCTCCAATGGTCAAAACCAGTTGTTCTCCCCAAGGTTATTGAATTCAAACAGGCCATGCAGCATATCGGCATAAATAGCCCTGAAGACCGGATAGACTTTGTTCGCAAGCAGGGAGTTCCCATTTTTATAGCATCTGAACCATTTCTTGAACTGGAACAATATAATGTCCCCGTACGCCTGTATGCTTTTGCGTATGACTCAAATCTTAGCGATGCGAATATTTTCAGCATGTATATAGGCCAACAACGTCTGTGCCTTGACGCTGCCGATTATGAATATCTTCTGAAAAAGTATGGACAGGAAGCTCTTTCTGCCTATGCAACGCGTATTCGCGATCTGGAAGAGACCATCACCAATCTACAGGGCGCATTCTCGGTACAGCAGACAAAAATGAATGAACTCACAGAGCAAAATCAGGGATTGCTCGCTGAAAAAGTTGAATACCAAAATAAAAAGCGAACCCTTTCCGGCAGAGAAAAGAGCCTGGAAAGCCGGGAAAACGTCAAGCTGCCTGTCCGGCGTATTTTCTATCCTCTGGTGAATCGACTCATTGCCGAGGCCAAGCCGGGAACAAAGTATACCCGTACCAACATTCAGGAAGAATTTTTGCGGGAACTTGACTCCTTCCCCGAACTCAAGCCTGCGATTCGGGACGCGCTTCATACCCCCAAAAAAGCCCAAAACAACACTCCCTTTGACTTGACAGGCTGGGCTATGGAAGAAATTCGCCTTGCCCTGGGTGAGTACGCTCAAACAAGTCCGGGGCGCGACAGGGAATACTGAATTTCCGCTCTAATCTCTCAGCTCTGTGAAAGATTTTTTGCGGCACCCCACACAACTCAATATTTTTTTAACAATTTGAAATTATTTAACAAACATAAAAATCTCCGAGTTTAGACAGAACTCGGAGATTTTTTCTTTTCTCCGGCACAGAAACGGGAATTTTATTCTTTTTCAAGACCGGTATCCTTCCTTCAAACACCGCCTGACATAAGTTCACGCGGACAATCCCATGAAGGAAGGATATGATCATGACTCCCAAACAAAAACTCAATACTCAGGAAGCGGCTGCCTATCTCGGCATCCAGCCCAACACTCTTGAAGTCTGGCGCTGCAAGCATAAAGGACCTCGATATGCCAAACTCGGCACCCGCGTCATTTATGACAAGGCAGACCTTGACGAGTTCTTTGCTTCCCGTTCCATAGAAACGCTGGAAAGCGCCAAACGCGATCGCCGCTACAGGAGCCAGCGATGAATCTCCGTCTTTTTCATAGTATGCAGTTTCTGCCTGCCCATCCCGGAGGCGAAGCATGAGCGCGGATATTCAGCAAGCCTTTGCCGAGCAGCTCCGGGCAGCCGGACTGATTGTCGAGCAGGTGGAAATGGACGGGAGCCT includes the following:
- a CDS encoding tyrosine-type recombinase/integrase, which gives rise to MASRKRQSVVGYAGVYFVEVPRSTGHGLEKVYYIRYRKQGKLIEEKVGGQYRDNMTAAKASSIRGLRMEGKDASNEEKRAAVRAAKMAEESRYSFNRLWSLFEEAKSSNRSIKDDRIRFNLHIAPSLGTKSIPELTIHDIDKLRAKLEKAGKSPQTVKHVLTLVKRILNFALQKGYIDFIPGTLRITMPTVDNRVTENLTPEQVQNLLKALDEEPDQTLASLVRLALFTGMRRSALLNLQWEDLDFERGFITLRGSVAKKGKTEIIPMNDQARAILTALPQTKSPYVFPGRYDDKPRGNITDMLRRVKEKAGLPESFRPLHGLRHSFASWLANSGQISMYELQKLLTHSSPQMTQRYAHLHDDALKKASGVAGVLFGSIHPSSQEDKDTVETGQAASKAGSKKKHVSPAQNDS
- a CDS encoding PDDEXK nuclease domain-containing protein; amino-acid sequence: MAKDYPIPTNYHVIFEELKYQVHTARMRATLAANSELVGLYLEIGRKILEQQRQEGWGTGVIGKLADDLRTAFPDMKGFSPRNLSYMRQAAEIFGEHQILQQVAAKLPWGHIMVLINKLKTENTRLWYGQQAIEHGWSRAILTMQIESRLYERQASSLKVNNFKDHLPVPQSDMAYEVLKDPYIFDFLSVGEKAQEREIERELVRHITEFLLELGSGFSYVGKQVHLEVAGEDFFLDLLFYHLKLRCYVVIELKAGEFKPEYAGKLNFYCSAVDNELRHEYDNPTIGLILCKNKNKLLAEYALRNITTPLAVSEYALTRAIPEEFKTSLPSVEEIEKELDTGKQE
- a CDS encoding phage integrase central domain-containing protein; translated protein: MPLTDTHIRSLKPDLRPRKYFDGGGLFLFIPTSGSKLWRMAYRFDGKSKLLSFGEYPTVSLKDARERREEAKRMLSRGIDPSDHKRQIRQARAIAERDSFQNIAREWHETRMAEFSEKHQGTVMYRLETYIFPAIGKTHIAKLETRDVMEVVKPLEQRGNYETSRRVLQIISQVFRYAVITGRAKHNVAADLRGALRPRKTVHRAAVLEPEKVGQLLRDIDAYEGYFPLVCALKLAPLVFTRPTELRAAQWKEFDLKSGEWRIPAERMKMHRQHLVPLSRQAISILRELQKYSGEGTYLFPSIRTEVRPISDATMLNALRRMGYQKHEMSVHGFRSIASTLLNELGYNRDWIERQLAHGEQDEVRAAYNYAEYLPERRKMMQDWADYLDGLRNTQHKKSREEA
- a CDS encoding IS5 family transposase (programmed frameshift), which codes for MKELFYLSHEQIARIKRYFPRSHGIPRVDDRRVVSGIIYVIKHGLQWKDAPREYGPYKTLYNRFIRWSRLGVFNRIFAELVEQNGSTTRLMIDTTHLKAHRTAASLLKKGAFSRCIGRTKGGLNSKLHAVCNAFGQPLAFHLSGGQVSDYKGAAVLLDTLPQARELLADRGYDADWFRHALSRKGITPCIPGRHSRKTPVVYDKEVYKQRHKIEIMFGRLKDWRRIAMRYDRCAHTFFSAICLAAIVIFYI
- a CDS encoding AAA family ATPase, translated to MSNPLQNFRDILTDKGLIPSDIEADGKLHRCPTQTRPHKQNGAYIAHVDPPATLWWCNWESGDQGTFTEMDQRTFSPAEKEAWQKRQHNIRHQREEECARRYEAAAKQAQGVLDASFPCSSEHTYLRRKGVPALGDMRQTRSGLLLLPVRDISGTLQSLQYIAPDGTKRFLTGGKVQGGHFIIPGKSEKPLALCEGYATGASIHLAVNCTVYVTFSANNLPVVANLVRHRFPEASILICGDNDEAGRSKGQEAAQAAQTRLVLPKFTTGEGKDFNDLHQSEGLEEVLRQVEEAMHTAARPSLISLDMGEFLSMSIPERGYLLSPILPVQGIGILYAPRGIGKTFAALSIAVAVASGGAVFNWRAPMPKRTLYVDGEMPATSMQSRLAALVSGMSVPPHTLKNMALITPDLQPCPMPDLSTAGGQTMIEPFLQGVDMVVLDNIATLCRTGKENESQSWQTMQAWLLELRRRGMTVLLIHHAGKSGDQRGTSAREDIMDTVISLRRPREYSMAEGARFEVHLTKARGILGDDAKPFEANLVTEGNALHWQVRELEDVELESLRRLLKEGYSIRDCAEEMGKSKGAIQRLKKKLEEHF
- a CDS encoding AlpA family transcriptional regulator, yielding MKQHQPSIPAHGLLRLPQVLSMIPISKSAWWEGCRTGRYPKPVKLGPRTTVWRAEDIAAFIESLGRQGEEHE
- a CDS encoding helix-turn-helix domain-containing protein codes for the protein MTPKQKLNTQEAAAYLGIQPNTLEVWRCKHKGPRYAKLGTRVIYDKADLDEFFASRSIETLESAKRDRRYRSQR